In Sphingomonas sanxanigenens DSM 19645 = NX02, the following proteins share a genomic window:
- a CDS encoding toll/interleukin-1 receptor domain-containing protein, whose translation MIRFTHNGRPFDASRFAADIEAKAIALGMQALEEKARGAAASIVDPETGRHADVFVDRLSGNRVAIRTTGSPAFARLLEERLGVDPGKVQVMNAADGAAHPKVYLAHASEDKDRVRPVAEYLMANGVDVWFDEWEIEPGDSLRQKMEEGLGSMTHFVVVLTETSIAKPWVAKEIDVGLVQQVGGKSRFVPLVVDLDPAKLSPFLQAMLFLKIDPASQADLKGLVDRLHGVSRKPALGAAPRYVQTAPSGLEGWSPAAVAVGKHVVETSAHALAVDPLVTLEDLTAALDIAADDLRIAMLDLTDGGYLRELNVSGHYAPQPALFVDFDEAFMPFSPSEDARTLANRMVTGEERAADTQRLAEVLGWEPRRMNSAICYLERVGAIKSRHALASAPWRAVQLVRTDETLRFARNHG comes from the coding sequence ATGATCAGGTTCACCCACAATGGCCGGCCGTTTGACGCCAGCAGGTTCGCCGCTGACATCGAAGCCAAGGCGATCGCGCTCGGCATGCAGGCGCTCGAGGAGAAGGCGAGGGGAGCGGCCGCCTCGATCGTCGATCCCGAGACCGGCCGCCACGCCGACGTCTTCGTCGATCGGCTGTCGGGCAATCGGGTGGCGATCCGCACCACCGGCTCGCCGGCTTTCGCGCGGCTTCTCGAAGAGCGTCTGGGTGTCGACCCGGGAAAGGTTCAGGTCATGAATGCCGCCGACGGCGCCGCGCACCCCAAAGTCTATCTGGCGCACGCGAGCGAGGACAAGGATCGAGTGCGTCCGGTCGCGGAATATCTGATGGCGAACGGCGTCGACGTCTGGTTCGACGAGTGGGAGATCGAGCCCGGCGACAGCCTTCGCCAGAAGATGGAGGAGGGCCTCGGCAGCATGACCCATTTCGTCGTGGTGCTGACTGAAACGTCGATCGCCAAGCCGTGGGTCGCAAAGGAGATCGACGTCGGCCTCGTCCAGCAGGTCGGTGGCAAGAGCCGGTTCGTGCCGCTCGTCGTCGACCTCGATCCTGCGAAGCTCTCACCCTTCCTGCAGGCGATGCTGTTCCTCAAGATCGATCCAGCGAGCCAGGCGGATCTCAAGGGGCTGGTGGACCGCCTGCACGGCGTTAGCCGCAAGCCGGCGCTTGGCGCCGCGCCCCGCTATGTCCAGACGGCGCCGAGCGGGCTGGAGGGCTGGTCGCCGGCGGCGGTCGCGGTCGGCAAGCATGTCGTCGAGACCAGCGCGCATGCGCTGGCCGTCGACCCCCTGGTGACCCTCGAGGACCTCACGGCCGCGCTCGACATCGCGGCGGATGATCTCAGGATCGCGATGCTCGACCTGACGGACGGCGGTTATCTGCGCGAGTTGAACGTGAGCGGGCACTATGCTCCGCAGCCGGCGCTGTTCGTGGACTTTGACGAGGCGTTCATGCCGTTCAGCCCCAGCGAGGATGCGCGGACGCTGGCGAACCGGATGGTGACGGGCGAGGAGCGGGCCGCCGACACCCAGCGGCTTGCCGAGGTGCTCGGATGGGAACCGCGCCGGATGAACAGCGCCATCTGCTATCTCGAGCGGGTCGGGGCGATCAAATCCCGGCATGCGCTGGCCTCGGCGCCCTGGCGGGCCGTGCAGCTTGTGCGCACCGACGAGACGTTGCGCTTCGCGCGCAATCATGGCTGA
- a CDS encoding methyltransferase family protein, which translates to MTHADYGYGLWGLALVNAAVFILFAFSFFKPATRRDWRSFGAFSAFIVALFAEMYGFPLTIFLLSGWLQSHFPGVDWWSHDAGHILEMMFGWRINPHFGPFHIASFVLIGVGFWLISIAWMALHTSQRKHELAMTGVYARVRHPQYVGFILVMLGFLLQWPTLLTLAMFPVLVVMYIRLAKHEERYALATYGDSYRQYMAHVPAFFPSLRWKREIAGLAFTGNARMAGHQTDGPVSEGSREHDNMLPGG; encoded by the coding sequence ATGACGCACGCCGACTATGGCTATGGTCTGTGGGGGCTCGCGCTGGTCAATGCCGCCGTTTTCATCCTCTTTGCGTTCAGCTTCTTCAAGCCGGCAACGCGGCGCGACTGGCGCAGCTTCGGCGCGTTCAGTGCGTTCATCGTCGCGCTCTTCGCCGAAATGTATGGCTTCCCGCTCACCATCTTCCTGCTGTCGGGGTGGCTCCAGTCGCATTTCCCCGGCGTCGACTGGTGGAGCCACGATGCTGGCCACATCCTGGAAATGATGTTCGGCTGGCGCATCAATCCGCATTTCGGCCCGTTCCACATCGCCAGCTTTGTGCTGATTGGTGTAGGCTTTTGGCTAATCTCGATCGCGTGGATGGCGCTTCACACGAGTCAGCGCAAACACGAATTGGCAATGACGGGGGTCTACGCCCGGGTGCGGCACCCTCAATACGTAGGGTTCATCCTCGTCATGCTCGGTTTCTTGCTACAATGGCCGACGCTTCTGACGCTTGCCATGTTTCCGGTGCTGGTGGTGATGTACATTCGTTTGGCTAAGCATGAGGAGAGATACGCGCTCGCGACCTACGGCGATAGCTACCGCCAGTACATGGCCCATGTTCCCGCCTTCTTCCCCAGCTTGCGTTGGAAGCGGGAGATTGCAGGACTGGCCTTCACAGGAAATGCTCGAATGGCAGGCCATCAGACGGACGGGCCGGTTAGCGAGGGTTCTCGAGAACACGACAACATGCTGCCAGGAGGTTAG
- a CDS encoding tyrosine-type recombinase/integrase, which translates to MAEPALHRAEAAPISEIVSQVEALAPARRLADPQLVAAAARAWSTNTIRAFLSDLKIWDQWCRRRGLATARADAEAVASYLRALSGVEQDPRNPLKQRAPATIERYLVNIGWAYRMAGLDDPTAAPLVRLELKGLRKLLGTRQRQARGIRFKGEVSDLDDPATGICLAHLLKASRRDMLGARDRALLRVAYDSGCRRSELVAIVCDAVEGPDSDGSGTLFIATSKTDRERAGAIAYLSPETMQAIAEWKRASGIVGGPLFRRVETYFDGSVRSVGEGPLHPNTITLIYRRLIRAAFEKKLLGGMSEAELERWVKAVSSHSIRVGVAQDNFAAGESLPAIMQAYRWRDPKTVMRYGARLAAKSGASARLARRFQESR; encoded by the coding sequence ATGGCTGAACCTGCGCTCCACCGTGCCGAGGCGGCGCCGATCAGCGAGATCGTCTCGCAGGTCGAGGCGCTGGCGCCGGCCCGCCGGCTCGCCGATCCGCAGCTCGTCGCCGCGGCCGCGCGGGCCTGGTCGACGAACACGATCCGCGCCTTCCTGTCGGACCTGAAGATCTGGGACCAATGGTGTCGGCGGCGCGGACTTGCGACAGCGCGGGCCGATGCGGAGGCGGTCGCTTCCTATCTGCGCGCCTTGTCGGGGGTCGAGCAGGATCCGCGCAATCCGCTGAAGCAACGGGCGCCGGCGACGATCGAGCGCTATCTGGTGAACATCGGCTGGGCCTACCGCATGGCCGGCCTCGACGATCCCACCGCCGCGCCGCTGGTGCGGCTCGAGCTCAAGGGCTTGCGCAAGCTATTGGGCACGCGCCAGCGCCAGGCGCGCGGCATCCGGTTCAAGGGTGAGGTGAGCGACCTTGACGATCCGGCGACCGGTATCTGCCTGGCGCATCTGCTCAAGGCCTCTCGCCGCGACATGCTCGGCGCGCGCGACCGCGCGCTGCTGCGCGTCGCCTATGACAGCGGCTGCCGGCGCTCCGAGCTGGTGGCGATCGTCTGTGACGCGGTCGAAGGGCCCGATTCCGACGGCTCGGGAACCCTGTTCATTGCGACCAGCAAGACTGACCGCGAGCGCGCGGGCGCCATCGCCTATCTCTCGCCCGAGACGATGCAGGCGATTGCGGAGTGGAAGCGGGCCAGCGGGATCGTGGGCGGACCGCTCTTCCGGCGCGTCGAGACCTATTTCGACGGCTCGGTGCGGTCGGTGGGAGAGGGGCCCCTGCATCCGAACACGATCACATTGATCTACCGCAGGCTGATCCGCGCCGCTTTCGAGAAGAAGCTGCTCGGAGGAATGAGCGAAGCGGAGCTCGAGCGCTGGGTGAAAGCGGTGTCGAGCCACTCGATCAGGGTTGGCGTGGCGCAGGACAATTTCGCCGCCGGCGAGAGCCTGCCGGCGATCATGCAGGCCTATCGCTGGCGGGACCCCAAGACGGTCATGCGCTACGGTGCGCGGCTCGCGGCCAAGAGCGGGGCGTCGGCGCGCCTCGCGCGGCGCTTTCAGGAGAGCCGTTGA
- a CDS encoding DUF2933 domain-containing protein — MGEHDHRMRKRGKIVLIGFLLVASFFLITEHTAHFLGVLPYLILLACPLMHLFMHHGQGGHQHGHEPGQAPAGLPANPNGRIEGESR, encoded by the coding sequence ATGGGCGAACATGACCATCGCATGCGCAAGCGCGGCAAGATCGTTCTGATCGGCTTCCTGCTCGTCGCCAGCTTCTTCCTCATTACCGAGCATACCGCGCACTTCCTGGGTGTGCTGCCCTATCTCATCCTGCTCGCCTGCCCGCTCATGCACCTGTTCATGCACCACGGCCAAGGTGGGCATCAGCATGGCCATGAGCCCGGCCAGGCACCCGCCGGCTTGCCGGCCAATCCCAACGGCCGCATCGAAGGAGAGTCGCGATGA
- a CDS encoding Hachiman antiphage defense system protein HamA, translated as MVQFNDWCDAADTPLGNHHVRVMTGRTADAAMGIQLTATAVPAHYAAEERLAAALARLGKPAAAKMVTDLLPQTPQIRSGDLGEIYATEWIDAHSGYRAPIKRLRWKDHRDMAMRGDDVIGMILDPATQRLRFLKTEAKSRIDLRAQTLQEARAGLDKDGGLPSSHALSFISARLMDLGTDAPLVDAIDEALYRLGIPPDHVRHLLFTFSGNAPEALLTQALLAYPGPIGQWGVGLHVDGHAAFVGAVYAQVIANANQP; from the coding sequence ATGGTTCAATTTAACGACTGGTGCGATGCGGCCGATACTCCTTTGGGCAATCACCATGTCCGCGTGATGACCGGACGCACAGCGGATGCCGCCATGGGCATCCAGCTGACGGCGACGGCGGTTCCCGCCCACTATGCGGCGGAGGAGCGTCTGGCAGCTGCGCTCGCGCGGCTGGGCAAGCCGGCTGCAGCCAAGATGGTTACCGATCTTCTTCCGCAAACACCGCAGATACGCTCCGGTGATCTGGGGGAAATCTACGCGACCGAATGGATTGATGCCCACAGCGGCTACCGGGCTCCCATCAAGCGACTGCGGTGGAAGGACCATCGCGACATGGCGATGCGCGGCGACGATGTGATCGGCATGATCCTTGATCCTGCGACGCAGCGCCTACGGTTCCTCAAGACCGAGGCAAAGAGCCGCATCGATCTGCGGGCGCAGACGCTTCAGGAAGCGCGCGCTGGGCTCGACAAGGATGGCGGCCTTCCGTCGTCGCACGCCCTGTCGTTCATCTCGGCGAGGCTGATGGACCTTGGGACGGACGCTCCACTCGTCGACGCCATCGACGAGGCTCTCTATCGCCTCGGCATCCCGCCCGATCATGTCCGGCATCTTCTCTTCACCTTCTCCGGCAACGCGCCGGAGGCACTGCTGACGCAGGCGCTGCTGGCCTATCCCGGCCCGATCGGGCAGTGGGGCGTAGGGCTGCACGTGGATGGACACGCCGCCTTTGTCGGCGCGGTCTACGCTCAGGTGATCGCCAATGCCAACCAGCCCTGA
- a CDS encoding AlbA family DNA-binding domain-containing protein, with protein MVRISVTEPAKPERRRRVLDSLTVAQLAEGGLQEGQDLDFKREVNIDKPEAKSRLLDDVVAFLNRGAARIIVGVEEKGGRFDGFRPLAGDPDKTALRLQTLIQDGITPVPLDVQVVPLHLETGFILDIRIPRHAGAPFMNRLSGGYLIRSGARNLPIDPGMLRSRFVDETTWMSRLEELTAAEDAKVAASGRLVPRQALRIAILPQEHFDHQRRAFEQGDHVRHPGPVFHEHSDPWFKAAEDGHELYSKDLRSQGIERLFIRDDWFVHAHAAFAIQQLSGEGRLGLHEFNEASKRYLTSLGTFLGEQGIEGPFAMTLALQGLGESEQFGAWFPNVSIVRTLRPRVVQDVDDSELIADFLRRVRQATVFG; from the coding sequence ATGGTCAGGATCAGTGTGACCGAACCGGCCAAGCCGGAGCGCCGCCGGCGGGTTCTTGACTCGCTCACGGTCGCGCAACTCGCCGAGGGCGGCCTGCAGGAAGGGCAAGACCTCGATTTCAAGCGTGAGGTGAACATCGACAAGCCGGAGGCCAAGTCCCGGCTGCTCGACGATGTCGTAGCCTTTCTGAACCGGGGCGCGGCCCGCATCATCGTGGGCGTCGAGGAAAAGGGCGGCCGCTTCGACGGCTTCCGGCCGCTCGCGGGCGATCCGGACAAGACCGCGCTGCGGCTGCAGACTCTCATTCAGGATGGCATCACGCCCGTTCCCCTCGATGTGCAGGTCGTGCCGCTGCACCTCGAGACAGGGTTCATCCTCGATATCCGGATCCCGCGCCACGCCGGCGCGCCGTTCATGAATCGACTCTCAGGCGGGTATTTGATCCGGTCGGGCGCGCGCAATCTGCCGATCGACCCGGGGATGCTGCGCAGCCGGTTTGTCGATGAGACCACCTGGATGAGCCGTCTCGAGGAGCTGACTGCGGCTGAGGATGCGAAAGTCGCCGCGAGCGGACGCTTGGTGCCTCGCCAGGCGCTCCGGATTGCCATCCTGCCGCAGGAGCATTTTGACCATCAGCGCCGCGCGTTCGAGCAGGGCGACCATGTCCGCCACCCCGGTCCGGTGTTTCACGAACATTCCGATCCTTGGTTCAAGGCCGCGGAGGATGGCCATGAACTCTATTCGAAGGACCTGAGGTCGCAGGGCATTGAGCGCCTGTTCATCCGCGACGATTGGTTCGTCCATGCCCATGCCGCGTTCGCCATCCAGCAGCTGAGCGGGGAGGGGAGGCTGGGCCTGCACGAGTTCAACGAAGCGTCCAAACGCTATCTGACATCGCTGGGGACGTTTCTTGGCGAACAGGGAATCGAGGGCCCCTTCGCCATGACCTTGGCGCTCCAGGGACTGGGTGAAAGCGAGCAGTTTGGAGCCTGGTTCCCGAATGTTTCAATCGTCCGAACGCTCCGCCCCCGCGTCGTGCAGGATGTCGATGACAGCGAGCTGATTGCCGACTTCCTCCGGCGGGTGAGGCAGGCGACCGTTTTTGGCTGA
- a CDS encoding S1C family serine protease, whose product MAARSRLSTLTSAPEAELLGSDPLTDIAVLRIPARGLKALPLGESAKAHVGDYVVAIGNPFEVGQTVTAGIISAVRAPSAGPPYVQTDAPINPGNSGGPLINMRGEVIGINSAIIGPSGGNVGIGLAVPSDVARRVVERIAGSRLAPAAS is encoded by the coding sequence GTGGCGGCGAGGTCGAGGCTTTCGACCCTGACGTCCGCGCCTGAGGCGGAACTGCTCGGGAGCGATCCGCTGACAGATATTGCCGTTCTAAGGATCCCAGCGCGAGGGCTGAAGGCCCTGCCGCTCGGCGAGTCAGCCAAGGCCCATGTCGGCGACTATGTCGTGGCGATCGGCAACCCCTTCGAGGTGGGCCAGACCGTCACTGCCGGCATCATCAGCGCCGTACGGGCGCCGTCCGCAGGTCCGCCGTATGTTCAGACCGATGCCCCGATCAATCCAGGGAATTCGGGTGGGCCGCTGATCAACATGCGGGGCGAGGTCATCGGCATCAACAGCGCGATCATCGGTCCCAGCGGGGGCAATGTTGGTATCGGACTTGCCGTGCCGTCGGATGTCGCGCGACGAGTGGTCGAGCGCATTGCGGGCTCGCGATTGGCCCCTGCCGCGAGCTGA
- a CDS encoding DEAD/DEAH box helicase: MPTSPEAISAAITDAAATGFRGRLIARGQARAMIWRQGVLPAGAPAFSAQLSFDLHSYGYGLLGLGLRLLELGGDPAQARVAFEQAATALEAVMAKGNRAEADRDFHFVMAAASYHLAHLSARAYSLLAVVAEEENFSLIEQALALLMRRDINELRARVYAFRLDGRGSDEAITALFQQRLADPLVGDAAERDGHDFLFEGLDLALTDAFFGAVSMFLLALDRGERALIDRAIAQLRENLAICAELNLVPQWWAHRVAIHLLSDLWSNTFHERVPLIPAGGEAPPWRGLRDLFIGLLARRPRAEVDLWPSQIEAAARAVDQADNLVVSLPTSAGKTRVAELSILRCLAAGRRVMFVTPLRALSAQTETTLQRTFGPLGKTISALYGSIGVSAFDEDAIRERDIVVATPEKLDFALRNDPSLLDDVGLLVFDEGHMIGPGEREVRYEVQIQRLLRRPDAEQRRIVCLSAILPDGPQLEDFSAWLRRDQPGDPIKDDWRPTRLRFGEVVWSSPRARLNLRVGEEQPFVPGFLTGVAPPLFIPPKKLRTRLFPDNQQELSLATAWRLVDDGQTVLIYCPERRSVEPFAKVIVDLHTRGALASLLTVDPVRLQTAIALGEEWLGADSDILKCLRLGVALHHGALPTAYRKEVERLLRDGVLKVTISSPTLAQGLNLSATAVVMHSLYRHGEKIQVSEFKNVIGRAGRAYVDVEGLVLFPIFSDTQNKRHDEWVGLIGDLGAREMESGLVQLIFALLKRMHGRIGGNLEQLVDYVVNNAAAWTFPEVAGEIPEKRERALKQWERSMATLDTAILSLIGEDDVPDDQIEAALDTVLQSSLWNRRLERLDAGSRAAYRATLLTRSRYIWANSTAVSRRGYFLAGLGLEAGHALDAVAPVANDLLVQANAALLVGDHEAAITAITGIAERVFSFYPFEPDPFPGNWRDILRCWLLGQPLASAVAGQEGDALQFIEGGLVYRLPWAMEALRVRAAANGDVVGVFGLALADHELGLAVPAVETGTMNRSASILIQAGFNSRLAAIKAVVDTGATFTSGAELRTWLRSPVLAAWSAQPDWPSPETRAMWLEFAQEAAPAANRTWARRDYVGNVEWFAAPAPPGSPVSLHNWNGQPLVLSADGRGIGRLQHPLNHNRRGLLRATVALNPAQLELSYLGPDDLWAVA; encoded by the coding sequence ATGCCAACCAGCCCTGAGGCGATCTCCGCCGCCATCACCGATGCAGCCGCCACCGGTTTTCGCGGTCGTCTGATCGCGCGCGGCCAGGCACGGGCGATGATATGGCGGCAGGGCGTGCTCCCGGCGGGCGCACCGGCCTTTTCTGCGCAACTGAGCTTCGACCTGCACAGCTATGGTTATGGGCTGCTCGGGCTTGGGCTGCGTCTTCTGGAACTCGGTGGCGACCCGGCCCAGGCGCGTGTCGCCTTCGAGCAGGCCGCGACCGCCCTTGAGGCGGTCATGGCCAAGGGCAATCGCGCCGAAGCCGACCGCGATTTTCACTTCGTGATGGCGGCTGCGAGCTACCATCTCGCGCATCTCTCCGCCCGTGCCTACTCCCTCCTTGCGGTCGTGGCGGAGGAGGAGAACTTCTCGCTCATCGAGCAGGCGCTGGCGCTTCTCATGCGGCGGGACATCAACGAGCTGCGTGCCCGGGTCTATGCCTTTCGTCTCGATGGTCGGGGATCGGATGAGGCCATCACCGCGCTCTTCCAGCAGCGTCTTGCCGATCCGCTTGTCGGCGACGCGGCCGAGCGGGACGGCCACGATTTCCTGTTCGAGGGCCTCGACCTTGCCCTAACCGATGCCTTCTTCGGTGCCGTGTCGATGTTCCTGCTCGCGCTTGACCGCGGCGAGCGCGCTCTGATCGACCGTGCGATCGCCCAACTGCGCGAGAACCTCGCCATTTGCGCCGAGCTGAACCTGGTGCCGCAATGGTGGGCGCACCGCGTCGCGATCCATCTGCTCTCCGACCTATGGTCGAACACGTTCCACGAGAGGGTGCCTCTCATTCCGGCCGGTGGAGAGGCGCCGCCGTGGCGGGGCTTGCGCGATCTCTTCATCGGACTGCTCGCCCGCCGTCCAAGGGCGGAAGTTGACTTGTGGCCGTCACAGATAGAGGCCGCCGCGCGCGCGGTCGATCAGGCCGACAATCTCGTGGTCTCGCTACCGACGAGCGCCGGGAAGACGAGGGTCGCCGAGCTCTCGATCCTTCGCTGCCTGGCTGCCGGGCGCCGCGTGATGTTCGTCACGCCACTTCGTGCTCTGTCCGCGCAGACGGAAACGACGCTTCAGCGTACGTTCGGCCCGCTCGGCAAGACCATATCCGCCCTGTACGGTAGCATCGGCGTCTCTGCGTTCGACGAGGACGCGATCCGCGAGCGGGACATTGTCGTCGCAACTCCGGAGAAACTCGACTTCGCCTTGAGGAACGATCCGTCGTTGCTCGACGATGTCGGTCTGCTCGTCTTCGACGAGGGCCACATGATCGGTCCGGGTGAGCGCGAAGTTCGCTACGAGGTCCAGATACAGCGCCTGCTCCGCCGACCAGACGCGGAGCAGCGCCGGATCGTCTGCCTGTCGGCAATCCTGCCCGATGGCCCGCAGCTCGAGGATTTCTCGGCGTGGCTGCGGCGCGATCAGCCAGGCGATCCCATCAAGGACGACTGGCGGCCGACACGTCTGCGGTTCGGCGAGGTGGTCTGGTCATCCCCCCGGGCACGCCTCAACCTGAGGGTCGGCGAAGAGCAGCCCTTCGTGCCCGGGTTCCTCACCGGCGTGGCACCGCCGCTCTTCATACCGCCGAAGAAGCTGCGGACCCGGCTGTTTCCCGACAATCAGCAGGAGCTCAGCCTTGCCACCGCCTGGCGTCTGGTCGACGATGGACAGACCGTCCTGATCTATTGCCCGGAACGGCGCAGCGTCGAGCCGTTCGCCAAGGTCATCGTCGACCTGCATACGCGAGGCGCGCTTGCGTCACTGCTCACGGTCGACCCGGTGCGGCTGCAGACCGCGATCGCGCTCGGTGAAGAATGGCTGGGCGCGGACAGCGATATCCTCAAATGCCTGCGCCTGGGCGTGGCCCTCCACCACGGCGCGCTTCCGACCGCCTACCGAAAAGAGGTTGAGAGGCTCCTGCGAGACGGCGTTCTGAAGGTGACGATCTCATCGCCCACTCTCGCGCAGGGGCTCAACCTCTCGGCGACGGCGGTCGTCATGCATTCGCTCTATCGGCATGGCGAGAAGATCCAGGTCTCCGAGTTCAAGAACGTGATCGGACGCGCCGGGCGGGCCTATGTCGACGTCGAAGGCTTGGTGCTCTTCCCGATCTTCAGCGACACCCAGAACAAGAGGCATGACGAGTGGGTTGGCCTGATCGGGGATCTCGGCGCCCGCGAGATGGAAAGCGGCCTCGTTCAGCTCATTTTTGCGCTCCTGAAGAGGATGCATGGGCGGATCGGCGGCAATCTCGAGCAGCTCGTCGACTATGTGGTCAACAACGCCGCGGCCTGGACCTTCCCCGAAGTGGCGGGCGAGATCCCCGAAAAACGCGAACGAGCGCTCAAGCAATGGGAGCGCTCCATGGCGACGCTCGATACGGCGATCCTCAGCCTGATCGGCGAAGACGATGTTCCCGATGACCAGATCGAAGCCGCGCTCGACACGGTTCTTCAGTCCTCTCTCTGGAACCGGCGCCTAGAGCGCCTCGATGCCGGGTCGCGCGCCGCTTACCGTGCGACGCTCCTCACCCGAAGCCGCTACATTTGGGCCAATTCGACTGCCGTCTCGCGCCGCGGCTATTTTCTTGCGGGGCTGGGTCTCGAGGCGGGTCACGCGCTCGACGCGGTGGCGCCGGTGGCCAACGACCTTCTGGTGCAGGCGAACGCCGCGCTGCTGGTTGGAGATCACGAGGCTGCGATTACGGCGATCACCGGCATCGCCGAGCGGGTCTTCTCCTTCTATCCGTTCGAGCCGGACCCATTTCCGGGGAACTGGCGCGACATCCTCCGCTGCTGGCTGCTCGGGCAGCCACTCGCCTCCGCCGTCGCGGGGCAGGAAGGCGATGCGCTGCAGTTCATCGAGGGCGGCCTCGTCTATCGCCTGCCGTGGGCGATGGAGGCGCTTCGTGTGCGTGCGGCCGCCAACGGTGATGTCGTTGGCGTCTTCGGCCTGGCCCTCGCCGATCATGAGCTGGGTCTAGCGGTCCCTGCCGTTGAGACCGGCACCATGAACCGATCGGCTTCGATTCTCATCCAGGCGGGCTTCAACTCGCGTTTGGCAGCCATCAAGGCCGTCGTGGACACCGGCGCGACTTTCACGTCCGGTGCGGAATTGCGAACATGGCTACGCTCGCCTGTCCTCGCGGCCTGGTCGGCTCAGCCGGACTGGCCTTCTCCCGAGACGCGAGCAATGTGGCTCGAGTTCGCCCAGGAGGCCGCGCCTGCGGCGAACCGGACCTGGGCACGACGGGACTATGTGGGGAATGTCGAGTGGTTCGCGGCGCCGGCTCCGCCCGGCTCTCCCGTGAGCTTGCACAACTGGAACGGCCAGCCATTGGTGCTCTCTGCCGATGGGCGCGGCATCGGCCGCCTCCAGCATCCCCTCAACCATAATCGGCGTGGCCTTCTCCGCGCGACAGTCGCGCTGAACCCTGCGCAGCTTGAGCTGAGCTATCTCGGACCCGATGACCTTTGGGCTGTGGCATAG
- a CDS encoding PepSY domain-containing protein produces the protein MWQARNETRKDGDSTLRSTKLRLHLLASRTHKWLAIIVGAQLLLWFASGALMSFLPIDRVHGDHLVDRKAVAPLPRGVALVPPSVIVAATGTRIETVSYRMWLGRPVAEATTARGTRLFDARTGALLPAPTAAQAQAVARAAWRSNDHPSVNVELIDRASPEYRGTLPAWRVTFADPDSTRIFVAADTGRIAAVRTGTWRLYDFFWSLHIMDWKNHEDFNTPWLLGFALGGLGLWLGGAVLLCMRWPKRRRSSASG, from the coding sequence ATCTGGCAGGCACGAAATGAGACACGCAAGGATGGAGATTCGACCCTGAGAAGCACCAAACTTCGGCTGCACCTTCTCGCGAGCCGCACTCACAAGTGGCTCGCGATCATTGTCGGCGCGCAGCTTCTTTTGTGGTTCGCGAGCGGCGCGTTGATGAGCTTCTTGCCCATCGATCGAGTGCATGGCGATCACCTTGTGGACCGCAAAGCCGTGGCGCCCTTGCCTCGCGGCGTGGCGCTCGTCCCACCATCAGTGATCGTCGCGGCGACCGGGACGCGGATCGAGACCGTGAGCTATCGCATGTGGCTTGGCCGCCCGGTCGCTGAGGCGACAACGGCCCGAGGGACGCGGCTGTTCGACGCGAGAACGGGCGCACTGTTGCCCGCCCCAACTGCGGCGCAAGCCCAAGCGGTAGCGAGGGCCGCCTGGCGGAGCAACGATCACCCAAGTGTGAACGTGGAACTGATCGATCGCGCCAGTCCCGAATATCGCGGCACGCTTCCCGCCTGGCGTGTGACGTTCGCCGATCCGGACTCCACTCGGATCTTCGTGGCGGCCGATACCGGCCGGATTGCGGCGGTGAGGACAGGCACGTGGCGGCTTTATGACTTCTTCTGGAGCCTTCACATCATGGATTGGAAGAATCACGAGGACTTCAACACGCCATGGCTTCTAGGGTTTGCGCTCGGCGGCCTCGGACTTTGGCTTGGCGGGGCCGTGCTTCTTTGCATGCGTTGGCCGAAGCGGCGTCGGTCAAGCGCGTCAGGCTAG